In one Hymenobacter sp. DG25B genomic region, the following are encoded:
- a CDS encoding cation-translocating P-type ATPase: protein MATASETAILDATPATLPPGLTPAEVEQQRQRFGPNKLTDNAGNRTWQILRGVVTEPMFVLLVVTAGVYMVIGSYQEGFTMLGAIVLVAGISLYQEARSDKALRALQQLSQPLAHVRRAGEQLDVPAEDVVVGDVLLVSEGEQVVADGLLLEAHDAQADESFLTGESLPVDKVADGAQAVYLGSTLTSGAVWARVTAVGSQTRLGKIGGLMQAVKPEQTPLQRQIAVFVRRMALVGIVAFVLVFGYNWWESGSLVHGLLHGLALAMAVLPEEIPVALSTFMALGAWRLMKQGILTKQPQTVEALGSATVIGVDKTGTLTQNRMTLTRAYCPDDTVPWEIRPELVLAPAQARLLATAMWASEPQPFDPMERALHEAYAQFSSVDERPRFQLVHEYPLGGHPPMMTHVFAAADGRRIIACKGAPEGIMALSHLSAAEQQAAQQALESLTSVGLRVLGVAWSEWTSTEYPERQQDFNWQFAGLVGFSDPPKANIPQVLEQFYQAGIEVKIITGDNAVTAAAIARQIGFRHPAPVLTGAEIMALDEAALNQRVQEVGLYARMFPEAKLRVINALKANGEVTAMTGDGVNDGPALKAAHIGIAMGHRGTELARQAASLVLLDDDLSRMVTAIGFGRRIYDNLKKAVQYIISIHIPLILTVLVPSLLAWKYPALFGPVHVIFLELLMGPTCSIVFENEPMEAGTMHEKPRPASDTFLSFRELGLSLVQGSVAAAGVLGVYFYSLQVAHSEILTRTLVFTTLVLANVVLTLVSRSRHLTVLTTLRYPNPLVPLALGITLALLALCLTFAPMQHLFQLQPLSLIQLAICAAVALVSVGWFEVYKAVRYRRAAAIERTASK from the coding sequence ATGGCTACTGCATCCGAAACGGCCATCCTTGATGCCACGCCCGCAACCCTGCCGCCCGGCCTCACGCCCGCTGAGGTAGAACAGCAGCGTCAGCGCTTCGGCCCCAATAAGCTCACGGACAACGCCGGTAACCGCACCTGGCAGATTCTGCGGGGCGTGGTTACGGAGCCCATGTTTGTGCTGCTGGTGGTTACGGCGGGGGTGTATATGGTCATTGGCAGCTACCAGGAGGGCTTTACTATGCTGGGGGCCATTGTGCTGGTGGCGGGCATTTCGCTCTACCAGGAAGCCCGCAGCGACAAGGCTCTGCGCGCTCTGCAGCAGCTCTCGCAGCCCCTGGCCCACGTGCGCCGCGCGGGTGAGCAGTTAGATGTGCCGGCCGAAGACGTGGTAGTAGGGGATGTGCTCCTGGTATCAGAAGGGGAGCAGGTGGTGGCCGATGGCCTGCTGCTGGAGGCCCACGACGCGCAGGCCGATGAATCTTTCCTGACCGGGGAATCTTTGCCGGTAGACAAGGTGGCCGATGGTGCGCAGGCCGTGTACCTGGGCTCCACGCTCACCAGCGGGGCCGTGTGGGCCCGCGTCACGGCCGTGGGCAGCCAGACCCGGCTGGGCAAAATTGGGGGCCTGATGCAGGCGGTGAAACCGGAACAAACGCCCCTGCAGCGGCAAATTGCCGTGTTTGTGCGCCGCATGGCGCTGGTGGGCATTGTGGCGTTTGTGCTGGTGTTCGGGTATAACTGGTGGGAATCGGGCAGTTTGGTGCACGGGCTGCTCCATGGGCTGGCGCTGGCCATGGCGGTGCTGCCGGAAGAAATACCGGTGGCCCTTTCCACTTTCATGGCCCTGGGCGCCTGGCGCCTGATGAAGCAGGGAATCTTGACCAAGCAGCCGCAAACCGTAGAAGCGCTGGGCTCGGCCACCGTTATAGGGGTGGATAAAACCGGCACCCTCACCCAAAACCGTATGACGCTTACCCGCGCCTACTGCCCGGATGATACTGTGCCCTGGGAAATACGGCCGGAGCTGGTGCTGGCTCCTGCTCAGGCCCGCCTGTTGGCCACGGCCATGTGGGCCAGCGAGCCGCAGCCCTTCGACCCCATGGAAAGGGCCCTGCACGAGGCGTATGCGCAGTTTTCTTCGGTTGATGAGCGGCCCCGGTTTCAGCTGGTGCACGAGTACCCGCTGGGTGGGCACCCGCCCATGATGACGCACGTTTTCGCCGCTGCCGATGGCCGCCGGATAATTGCTTGCAAAGGGGCGCCCGAAGGTATTATGGCGCTTAGTCATCTTTCCGCAGCCGAGCAGCAGGCCGCCCAACAGGCACTGGAATCCCTCACATCCGTGGGTCTGCGAGTATTAGGCGTGGCCTGGAGCGAGTGGACCAGTACTGAATATCCGGAACGGCAGCAGGATTTTAACTGGCAGTTTGCGGGCCTGGTGGGCTTCAGCGACCCGCCCAAGGCGAATATTCCACAGGTGCTGGAACAGTTCTACCAAGCCGGCATCGAGGTGAAAATCATTACCGGCGACAATGCCGTGACGGCCGCCGCCATTGCCCGCCAAATCGGTTTCCGCCACCCCGCGCCCGTGCTCACCGGCGCCGAAATCATGGCCCTGGACGAAGCTGCCTTAAACCAGCGGGTGCAGGAGGTAGGCCTGTACGCCCGCATGTTCCCGGAAGCCAAGCTGCGCGTCATCAACGCCCTGAAAGCCAACGGCGAAGTAACCGCCATGACCGGCGATGGAGTGAACGACGGCCCCGCGCTGAAAGCCGCCCACATTGGCATTGCCATGGGCCACCGCGGCACCGAGCTGGCCCGGCAGGCAGCCTCCCTGGTGTTGCTGGATGACGACCTGAGCCGCATGGTAACGGCCATAGGGTTTGGGCGCCGTATTTACGACAACCTCAAAAAGGCGGTGCAGTACATCATTTCCATTCATATTCCGCTTATTCTCACGGTGCTGGTACCTTCCCTGCTGGCCTGGAAATACCCGGCGCTGTTCGGGCCGGTGCACGTAATTTTCCTGGAGCTTCTGATGGGGCCCACCTGCTCTATTGTGTTTGAGAACGAGCCCATGGAAGCCGGCACCATGCACGAAAAACCCCGCCCGGCTTCGGATACGTTTCTCTCGTTTCGGGAGCTGGGCCTGAGCCTGGTGCAGGGGAGTGTGGCGGCGGCCGGCGTGCTGGGTGTGTACTTCTACTCCCTGCAGGTAGCCCATTCCGAAATCCTGACGCGCACCCTGGTCTTCACTACGCTGGTGCTGGCCAACGTGGTGCTAACGCTGGTCAGCCGCTCCCGCCACCTTACCGTGCTCACCACCCTACGCTACCCCAACCCGCTGGTGCCCCTGGCGCTGGGTATCACGCTGGCGCTGCTGGCTCTGTGCCTCACCTTTGCGCCTATGCAGCATCTGTTTCAGCTGCAGCCCCTTTCCCTCATACAGCTAGCCATCTGCGCGGCCGTGGCGCTGGTTAGCGTGGGCTGGTTTGAGGTGTATAAGGCGGTGCGGTATAGGCGAGCGGCTGCAATTGAAAGAACAGCATCAAAATAG
- a CDS encoding MBOAT family O-acyltransferase: protein MLVLHTIVFFSLLLLVPAAWLLPERWQISAVSLLTAAFLLYVAPISALMLLLTAAASYWVFKSSWLRPTGAVLLAIGQAVAVWMVFKSEWPTQAGWWTQVGVPLGLSYYTFRQIHYAIERYKQTLPRHTWADYLRYLFFLPTMLVGPINRFPDFLRDVRRRRWDAALASVGLERVLYGYVKVVVLGNALLTNKLGHLLTALEPQHPALATYLGILRFAGNAYVQFAGYSDIAIGLSLLLGFRTGENFAAPFLAPNLNDFWKRYHISLSQWCRDYVFSPLLSLTRRPMLAIAASMLVLGLWHEWSGRYLVWGALQGLGILFWHQYQKFAEKRPNVVPVLPVWLGVFLTLHFYCFSCVIIREPSWQAVAHTFYRLLS from the coding sequence ATGCTTGTCCTCCATACTATCGTGTTTTTTAGCCTGTTACTGTTAGTGCCGGCCGCTTGGCTGTTGCCGGAACGCTGGCAGATAAGTGCCGTTAGCCTGCTGACAGCGGCATTTCTTCTGTATGTAGCTCCCATATCCGCGCTGATGCTGCTGCTGACGGCGGCAGCCAGCTATTGGGTATTTAAAAGCTCCTGGCTACGCCCTACGGGAGCAGTTTTACTGGCCATCGGGCAGGCGGTGGCTGTCTGGATGGTATTTAAATCAGAGTGGCCGACGCAGGCGGGTTGGTGGACACAGGTGGGGGTGCCGCTGGGCTTGTCCTACTATACCTTCCGGCAAATTCACTACGCTATTGAGCGTTATAAGCAAACCCTGCCACGCCACACCTGGGCCGATTATTTGCGCTACCTATTCTTTCTGCCTACCATGCTGGTAGGCCCCATCAACCGCTTCCCCGATTTTCTGCGGGATGTACGCCGCCGCCGCTGGGATGCCGCGCTGGCATCGGTAGGGCTGGAGCGGGTGTTGTATGGCTATGTGAAGGTGGTGGTACTGGGCAATGCGCTGCTCACCAACAAGCTGGGGCACCTGCTTACGGCTTTGGAGCCGCAACATCCGGCGCTGGCTACGTATCTGGGCATCCTGCGGTTTGCCGGCAACGCCTACGTGCAGTTTGCCGGGTATTCGGATATAGCTATTGGGTTAAGCTTGCTGCTGGGCTTCCGAACCGGGGAAAATTTTGCCGCGCCCTTTCTGGCTCCCAATCTAAATGACTTCTGGAAGCGCTACCATATTTCCCTTTCTCAGTGGTGCCGCGACTACGTATTTTCTCCGTTGCTGAGCCTGACCCGCCGGCCCATGCTGGCCATTGCGGCCTCCATGCTGGTGCTGGGGCTCTGGCATGAGTGGTCGGGGCGGTATCTGGTGTGGGGCGCTTTGCAGGGACTGGGCATTCTGTTCTGGCACCAGTATCAAAAGTTTGCGGAAAAGCGGCCGAATGTTGTCCCGGTGCTGCCCGTATGGCTGGGCGTTTTTCTCACCCTGCATTTCTACTGCTTTAGTTGCGTGATTATCCGCGAGCCATCCTGGCAGGCTGTGGCCCATACCTTTTACCGTTTGCTGAGCTAA
- a CDS encoding ABC transporter ATP-binding protein, producing MLQAINIRKSYNTLEVLKGIDLTIKKSEIVSIVGSSGAGKSTLLHILGTLDTPDSGEVLFDGENVSALGRSSLARFRNRHIGFIFQFHNLLPEFTALENVCLPAYLAGRSEKETRVRARELLGMLNLERRADHKPSEMSGGEQQRTAVARALINSPEIIFADEPSGNLDSQNAQELHQIFFLLRKELGQTFVIVTHNDQLAAMADRTITMKDGYISE from the coding sequence TTGCTGCAAGCCATTAACATCCGCAAGAGTTACAACACGCTGGAAGTGCTCAAGGGCATCGACCTGACCATCAAGAAGTCAGAAATCGTGTCGATAGTGGGGTCATCGGGCGCGGGCAAAAGCACGCTGCTGCACATTCTGGGCACCCTAGATACGCCGGATTCCGGCGAGGTGCTGTTTGATGGCGAAAACGTAAGTGCGCTGGGCCGCTCCAGCCTGGCCCGGTTCCGCAACCGCCACATTGGCTTCATCTTCCAGTTTCATAACCTGCTGCCCGAGTTCACGGCCCTGGAAAATGTGTGCCTGCCGGCTTATCTGGCCGGCCGCTCCGAGAAGGAAACCCGCGTGCGGGCCCGCGAATTACTTGGCATGCTGAACCTGGAGCGCCGCGCCGACCACAAGCCCTCCGAAATGAGCGGCGGCGAGCAGCAGCGCACCGCCGTGGCCCGCGCCCTCATCAACTCCCCGGAAATCATCTTCGCCGATGAGCCCTCCGGCAACCTGGACTCCCAGAACGCCCAGGAGCTGCACCAGATTTTCTTCCTGCTGCGCAAGGAGCTGGGCCAGACGTTCGTCATCGTGACGCACAACGACCAGCTGGCCGCCATGGCCGACCGCACCATCACCATGAAAGACGGGTACATTTCCGAATAA
- a CDS encoding ATP-dependent DNA helicase RecQ, which yields MPHPTDDILHVLRQTWGHTQFRPLQEDIIRSVLAGQDTLALLPTGGGKSICFQVPALARPGLCLVVSPLIALMKDQVENLRKRGIKAEAVFSGMTHTEIDQTLDNCVYGPVKFLYVSPERLLTDMFRARVGKMKVSLLAVDEAHCLSQWGYDFRPPYLKIAELRELLPGVPCIALTATATEQVRQDIVEKLHFGATHRLFQQSFARPNLSYSVLSTEDKLKRLLEVVRGVGAEKTSIVYARTRRQTEDTAAFLQQHNVVAAAYHAGLPAEQRTRTQQDWMGNKTRCIVATNAFGMGIDKPDVRLVVHLDAPDNLEAYYQEAGRAGRDEKYAFAVLLSGPNDADELRRRTRQAYPPLDVVRRVYQALANFSRTAVGGGELVAFDFDLQQFAETYRLKALDAHNSLRTLAREGFVQLNEAVNNPARVHIPINHTDLYRFQVANQQHDQLIKSLLRFNGGELFAGFQRISENSLAQHLKLSVVDVRKMLLFLHRSGIIQYQPKHESPQALFTTPRFDADKLPLDQKRLLQAQELAVHKTESVIRYTAGGRCRQQLLLEYFGELDAPACGVCDFCLAKKKARQDAAPTPALREQLLKLLRTTPQTPREVLAHFVPGQAPAVTELLRELVERGELKYAPDGRLG from the coding sequence ATGCCGCACCCCACCGACGACATTCTGCATGTATTGCGCCAGACGTGGGGGCACACGCAGTTCCGGCCGCTGCAGGAGGATATTATCCGCTCGGTGCTGGCGGGGCAGGATACGCTGGCTTTGCTGCCCACGGGCGGCGGCAAAAGTATCTGCTTTCAGGTGCCGGCGCTGGCCCGGCCGGGCTTGTGCCTGGTAGTTTCGCCGCTCATTGCCCTGATGAAGGACCAGGTGGAAAACCTGCGCAAGCGTGGCATCAAGGCCGAGGCCGTTTTCTCCGGCATGACCCACACCGAAATCGACCAGACGCTGGACAACTGCGTGTATGGCCCGGTGAAGTTCCTGTACGTGAGTCCCGAGCGCCTGCTGACCGATATGTTCCGGGCCCGCGTGGGCAAGATGAAAGTAAGCCTACTGGCCGTAGACGAAGCCCACTGCCTTTCCCAATGGGGCTACGATTTTCGCCCGCCCTACCTGAAAATTGCGGAGCTGCGCGAGCTGCTGCCCGGCGTGCCCTGCATTGCCCTCACGGCCACCGCCACCGAGCAGGTGCGGCAGGATATAGTAGAAAAGCTGCATTTCGGGGCCACGCATCGGTTGTTTCAGCAGAGCTTTGCCCGACCTAATCTCTCGTATTCGGTTTTGAGCACGGAAGATAAACTCAAGCGGCTGCTGGAAGTAGTGCGTGGGGTAGGGGCCGAAAAAACCAGCATTGTGTATGCCCGCACACGCCGCCAGACCGAGGATACGGCTGCTTTTCTCCAACAGCACAACGTAGTTGCGGCCGCCTACCACGCCGGCCTGCCCGCCGAGCAGCGCACCCGCACCCAGCAGGACTGGATGGGCAACAAAACGCGCTGCATCGTGGCCACCAATGCCTTCGGGATGGGCATCGATAAGCCCGATGTGCGCCTGGTGGTGCACCTGGATGCGCCCGACAACCTGGAGGCCTACTACCAGGAAGCCGGCCGCGCGGGTCGCGACGAAAAGTACGCTTTTGCCGTGCTACTCTCCGGCCCCAACGATGCCGACGAGCTGCGCCGCCGCACCCGGCAGGCCTACCCGCCGCTGGATGTGGTGCGCCGCGTGTACCAGGCCCTGGCCAATTTTTCCCGCACTGCCGTAGGTGGCGGCGAGCTGGTAGCCTTCGATTTTGACCTGCAGCAGTTCGCCGAAACCTACCGCCTCAAGGCCCTGGATGCGCATAATAGCCTGCGCACGCTGGCCCGGGAGGGCTTCGTGCAGCTGAACGAGGCCGTGAACAACCCCGCCCGCGTGCACATCCCCATCAACCACACCGACCTGTACCGCTTCCAGGTAGCCAACCAGCAGCACGACCAGCTGATTAAGAGTCTGCTGCGCTTTAATGGGGGCGAGCTGTTCGCAGGCTTCCAGCGGATTTCGGAAAACAGCCTGGCCCAGCACCTGAAGCTAAGCGTGGTGGATGTGCGCAAGATGCTATTGTTTCTGCACCGGTCGGGCATCATTCAGTACCAGCCCAAGCACGAGTCGCCGCAGGCGCTGTTTACCACCCCGCGCTTTGATGCCGATAAGCTCCCCCTGGACCAGAAGCGCCTGCTGCAGGCGCAGGAGCTGGCGGTACACAAAACGGAGTCCGTCATTCGCTACACGGCCGGCGGGCGCTGCCGTCAGCAATTGTTGCTGGAATATTTTGGTGAGCTGGATGCGCCGGCCTGCGGCGTGTGCGACTTCTGCCTCGCCAAAAAGAAAGCCAGACAGGACGCCGCGCCCACACCCGCGCTGCGGGAGCAGCTGCTAAAGCTGCTCCGCACCACCCCGCAAACCCCACGGGAAGTGCTGGCGCATTTCGTGCCTGGGCAGGCTCCGGCCGTAACGGAGTTGCTGCGGGAACTGGTGGAGCGAGGCGAGCTGAAATACGCGCCGGATGGAAGGCTGGGTTAA